In Streptomyces sp. RFCAC02, the following proteins share a genomic window:
- the proS gene encoding proline--tRNA ligase: MAKAPVLTPQADDFPRWYQDVVSKAELAEGGPVRGTMVIRPYGYGLWERMQAEMDARIKAAGARNAYFPLLIPQSFMTKEAEHVEGFAPELAVVTHGGGKQLEEAAVVRPTSEMVINASFARWVQSYRDLPLLINQWANVVRWEMRPRVFLRTTEFLWQEGHTAHATYEDARDYASRIHREVYADFMVNVLAMDVVLGAKSPSERFAGAINTRTLEAMMGDGKALQMGTSHELGQNFARAFDTRYLSKDGNRELVWQTSWGTSTRMVGGLIMSHGDDNGLRIPPRLAPVQAVVLAIKDDPEVLAKVHEIGAALTAAGVRVEVDDRTDTPFGRRAVDWELKGVPARVEVGPRDVAAGNAVLVRRIPGGKESVSIESLPRLLPGLLEEDQALLLRQSRERREARTSDVATLEEAVEAARAGGWARVPWSLVGADGEARLAQDAVSVRCLVGEDGSVPETEDQPGLLAVVGRAY; the protein is encoded by the coding sequence ATGGCAAAGGCTCCCGTACTCACACCCCAGGCGGATGACTTCCCGCGCTGGTACCAGGACGTAGTCAGCAAGGCCGAGCTGGCCGAGGGCGGCCCGGTGCGCGGCACCATGGTCATCCGACCGTACGGCTACGGGCTGTGGGAGCGGATGCAGGCCGAGATGGACGCCCGCATCAAGGCCGCCGGCGCGCGCAACGCGTATTTCCCCCTGCTCATCCCCCAGTCGTTCATGACCAAGGAGGCCGAGCACGTCGAGGGCTTCGCGCCCGAGCTCGCGGTCGTGACCCACGGGGGCGGCAAGCAGTTGGAGGAGGCCGCCGTGGTGCGGCCCACCTCCGAGATGGTCATCAACGCGTCCTTCGCCCGCTGGGTGCAGAGCTACCGCGACCTCCCGCTGCTGATCAACCAGTGGGCGAACGTCGTCCGCTGGGAGATGCGGCCGCGCGTCTTCCTGCGGACCACCGAGTTCCTCTGGCAGGAGGGGCACACCGCGCACGCCACGTACGAGGACGCCCGCGACTACGCGTCCCGCATCCACCGCGAGGTCTACGCCGACTTCATGGTGAACGTCCTCGCCATGGACGTCGTGCTCGGCGCCAAGTCGCCCTCCGAGCGGTTCGCCGGCGCGATCAACACCCGCACGCTCGAAGCGATGATGGGTGACGGCAAGGCCCTCCAGATGGGCACGAGCCACGAGCTCGGCCAGAACTTCGCCCGCGCCTTCGACACCCGCTACCTGTCCAAGGACGGCAATCGCGAGCTGGTCTGGCAGACCTCCTGGGGCACGTCGACCCGCATGGTCGGCGGCCTCATCATGTCCCACGGCGACGACAACGGCCTGCGCATCCCGCCGCGCCTCGCGCCCGTGCAGGCCGTCGTCCTCGCCATCAAGGACGACCCGGAGGTCCTGGCGAAGGTCCACGAGATCGGCGCCGCGCTCACGGCCGCCGGCGTCCGCGTCGAGGTGGACGACCGCACCGACACCCCGTTCGGACGCCGCGCCGTGGACTGGGAGCTGAAGGGCGTCCCCGCGCGCGTCGAGGTCGGCCCGCGCGACGTGGCCGCGGGCAACGCCGTCCTCGTCCGCCGCATCCCCGGCGGCAAGGAGTCCGTCTCCATCGAGTCGCTGCCCCGGCTGCTGCCCGGCCTCCTGGAGGAGGACCAGGCCCTGCTGCTGCGCCAGTCCCGCGAGCGCCGCGAGGCCCGCACGAGCGATGTGGCGACCCTGGAGGAGGCCGTCGAGGCCGCCCGCGCCGGCGGGTGGGCGCGGGTGCCGTGGTCGCTGGTCGGCGCCGACGGCGAGGCGCGGCTCGCGCAGGACGCGGTGTCGGTGCGCTGCCTGGTCGGGGAGGACGGGTCCGTCCCCGAGACGGAGGACCAGCCGGGCCTCCTGGCGGTCGTCGGCCGGGCGTACTGA